Below is a genomic region from Flammeovirgaceae bacterium SG7u.111.
AGTAGATAAGCCTACTGTAAAAGATGACCACATTTTAGTTAGAGTAGAAGCTAACTCCGCCAATCCTGCGGACTGGCATACCCTCAGGGGTAAGCCCATGTTGGCACGGCTTGCTTTCGGCTTGCTCAAGCCCAAAGACCCAATTTTGGGAGCTGACTTTGCTGGAATAGTAGAAGAAACAGGCAACAAGGTAACAAGCTTTACCGTGGGAGATCGGGTGTTTGGTGAATACCTAAAAGGGGGGGCTTTTGCCCAATATGTATCTGCCCCAGCAGCAGTCAGTGCGAAGATGCCCAAAAACGCAAGCTTTGCCGAAATGGCAAGTGTACCCATTGCCGGAACAACTGCATTACAAGGGCTTATCACGCATGGAAAGCTCAAAGAAAGGGAATCAGTTCTCATCAATGGTTCTTCGGGAGGTGTCGGTCATTTTGCCGTGCAGATAGCCAAAGCCTATGGTGCTCAGGTTACTGCCGTATGCTCTAGCAAAAACAGGGAGTTTGTAAAAAGCTTAGGAGCTGACCATGTACTAGCCTATGACGAAGAAGATATTCACCAGCATGCTGGGAAATATAATCTTATATTGGACAACCACGGAAACCTCACGCTGGCTGATTATAAACGAATGGGTGACCGAGGGGTTACCGTTGGTTTCACCACTATGGGACACATGTTTTCTCTGCTTTCAAAGGCTGCCCTCAGTAAATTTGACCTTGCCCAATTTACAGCTGCCGCCAATACCAAAGACCTTGATACATTAGCTTCATTGATTCAGCAGAAGAAGGTTCAGGTGCATATAGAAAAGACCTATCCCCATAGCAGTATTCCCGAAGCCATAGGCTATATAGAAGCCATGCGTACCAAAGGCAAAGTAGCCATGGTGTGGGAGAATAATTAGGGAGTATAATCAGTGATGAACCCTGTAATAGTATAGATCTCTATTTCTTAAACTCAAAGAATATTGCTTAAAAGAGCTGTTTTAGTTGAATATAAAGCTTACCGTTCCAGCCATTTTACGAACGGTGTATTTTCCTCATAGAAAATGACTAAATTCGATCCTTGGAATCAATAGGTAACCTAATTTGAAAGAAGACTTCAGTTTAAAGCGGATTTTGCTGTATGTTTTTTTGGTTTCCACGGTAATGGGAGTAGCACTTTTCTCTTTTGCCTACAAATACAAAAACCAGATAGCAGGAAAAATCATTGAAGAGTTTGGGGAAAATACGGGCTTGGCTATCAAGCTTGGGAGGTCTTCTATATCCGTTTTCAAAACGTATCCTAACGTTACGCTGGAGCTAAGCAATATTTTGGTAAAAAGCCGCACCCATGGCGATACGCTTGCCAATCTTGATAAAATCATCCTTTCTTTCGATTACGAAGACATAAAAGCGGGCAACTATGATGTGAAATATGTATTGGTTGATGGAGGGTATGCGCGCCTGCTAAGGAGAGATGATGGCACGGCCAACTATAGGGTAAATGTGAGAAAAAACTTAAAAGATACGACCAGCCTCAACCTCAACCTACAAGAGATTTCGATCAAGAATACGGCTGTTGTTTATACCAACAAATTGAACAATACGAATTATGAGGGCTTGGCTAGGGATATTCGAATGAAGCTTGGCTACAACAAAGAAATAATGAGCCTTGATATTGATGGAAATGTGTTTTTGCACGAGGCTACGTTGGACAGCAATACGTTTTTGAGGGATAAATCGGTTACGCTCAATGGAAAGCTCACCTACGATATTTTATTGAACGAGTTGGCAATCAACCCTTCGCAAGTGAAGTTGGAAGGGACGAGCATGGAAATGGAGGGCTTTTTGGATTTTGCCAATGATAAAAACCTTGACCTAGATATCAGGAGCGAGGAAACCGTGTTCAAAAACTTGCTTGCTCTTGCACCTTCTGATAATAGCAGCCAATTGGGTAATTATAGTGCAAAAGGGATGGTATTTGTGAATGCTAAGCTAAAAGGCAAAATTTCCAAAGGGAAAAATCCTAATGTGACTATTGATTTTGGCTGCGTAAATACCACCATCCGCAGGATAGACAAAAATGTGTCTATGGACTCGTTGAACCTGATCGGCCATTATAGCAATGGCTCGGAGCAGAGTTTGGCTACTTCAGAATTGACCATAACAGGGATGAATTTCAGGATGGGCAATCAGTTGGTCGATGGTTTTTTTAAAATGAAAAATTTTGATGAGCCTTCTTTTGAAACCAAGCTTAAAGGTGAGGTGGATGTGGAACGCCTGCTTTCGTTTGCCGCCCCAGCCAAGATACACAGGGCAAGCGGTTCGGTTGTATTAGATGTAGACATCAGGGGGGAAATTCGAGATATAGCCAAAGCTAAAGATCAAAAAAATGGATTTTATGCCAAAGGGTTTATACGCTTCAAAGGTGTTGATTTGGGTCTAAAATCATATAAACCAGTATTGGAAAACCTGAGGGGCACAACTTATTTCAAAAATGATTGGGTCAATTTTTCCTCGCTTAAAGCTAAAGTAGGCGAGAGTGAGTTGGTTTTTTCTGGAAAATTAAAACAAAAAAACAGAGGTGGTTTGTTTAGTGGGAATTCCACTTTTGAAGGTCGTTTGGTATCCAAAGAGTTACATGTTTCTGAGCTAATGGGCACGGATGGCGAAATGGCGAAAAAAGCACTTTGGGATGTTGATTGTGATTTTAAGTGGGATATTTTCCCAACTAACCCGATGGTTCTTCATTTGGTTGATTCTGGAGCTATTCACCTTAAGCAACTTGCTTTTAGAACTGCTAAGGCAAAGCCTAAAATGCAAGGAACAGGGGTAGGTATAGAGATAGGAAATGGAGATATGAACATGCCATCTATCGTGCTGAGTGGCGGGGAAAGCAGCCTGAACGGAGCTGTTTCCATAAAGCGATTTGCAAGCTGGTGGAAAAGGAGTTCTCAGCGGTGTAGGGTCGATTTTAATATCACTACGAATAGCCTCCAAGTAAATGACTTTACCAAGGTTGAAAACAGGGTTAAGATCGATAACCTCCGAATGAGAGGCTATATTTTTGCCCGCTTGCAGGATCTTCGCTCACTTGAAACGATCCCTTATACTAAGCTCCAAATCCAGAACTGTGAGTTTGATTTGAGGCAATGGGAGCAAAAACTAGAATCGGTGAGGGCTGATTTTCGTGTATCAGGTAGAGGAGTTGTTTTTAGGGAGGTTTCTGGTGTATTTGGACAGCAGCGTTTTTTCATAAAAGGAGGAATGGAAAATTATGAAGCGCTCTTGAAGAATACCAAAGAGCCGGCGCAAGTGACTGTTTTTTATAAAAGCCCAAAACTGAATGTAACGAAGCTTATCAATAATATCAGTGATAGTAAATTGTCCAAATTATCTCCTTCTCTGAAGAACAAATTGGATATTCGCCACTTGAATGTGCAGGTGGCTGAGTTGGCCTATGAACAGATAGAACTAAATGATTTTTTTGCAAAAGGAAGTTTTCAATCTCTTCAAAATCTTGTGATAGATTCATCTTATGCAAAGGCTGGAGATGGTTATATGCAACTCAAGGGGAATTATTCCTTGGCTGATAGCATACTCAATACGGAGATGGAAGCCAAAGGGGTGGAGGTAAGCAAGTTTTTTCAAGTATTCAAAAAGATGGGAAAAGGATTGGTGTTAGAAAAGAATGTCAAGGGAAAAGGTGACTTTTCCATCATAGCAAAGGCAAAGGTTGCTGAACCTTCTTCCATCGATTTTCAACAAACTTCGGCAAATGTAAAAGCGGTTGTGGTAAATGGGGAAATCAATCAGTATTTGCCACTGAGAGTACTGGGAGATTACTTTGAAAACTCAAAGATCAAAACGTTGCGTTTCGATTCACTTTACAATGAGATTGAAGTGAAAAGTGATTCATTGATCATGCGCTCTTTGCAACTAAAAACTGCTAACGGGGATGTGTTTGTATCCGGAAATCAAGTGAGCAAAAGAGAGTTGGATTATAAGGTGACGATTGATGCTCGTATTTTAGATAAAATACCTTATGAATTGGCATCGGAACTGCCTCAGGAATACCGAAGCCTATTGGTGAGACGATCTAAAAACGACCCTTTCAACTATTTCAAGAAAGATTCAAGAGCCATGTTGTCTATACGATTGCTAGGTACGCCTCAGCTATACGAAGTGTCTTTTATGCCAGATTTTAACCTACCCGAAAGTGAGATATCCCTCACAAAAGGACAAATTGTGCAAGGCGATTCCCTAAAACGAGTTTCCATGAATCGCTAGGCTAACTTTTTTGACATCAGCTCCCTTCCTTTGCTTTTGAAACCTTTCTGGATATACAGGTTCGCTGCGTGCCTGTTGTGTTGCTCTACTTCCAAGTGGATAGTATTATGCCAACTGCTTTTGCTTGTAACTCAACGTATTCCAATGTTGCTTTTCCCAGCCCTTTTCCCCTGGCAGGTTCTTTTATAAAAAATTCATCGATCATCGCATCTCTTCCGGCATATTCAAAACTGAAGCCAAAGGCAAGCACGATATAACCCACAAGCTCCTCTCCTTGGAAGGTAAGCCACAGCCGGCCTAAAGCAGGTGTGGCTATGAGCTCTTCTATGAGTCGGCTTGCCTTGTCTGGATCAAAAGGGTAGGAGTCTATGGCATAAAATTCCTCCATCATTTCCAGCAACTCAGGAATGTTGTTTTTTTTAGCTAGGGCAAAAGTAGTTTTTCTGCTCATTTACTTTTCCGACTTTTTGAGGGAAACAGCATTGATACAATATCGGAGCCCGCTTGGCGCTGGTCCATCGGGAAATATGTGTCCTAAATGGGCATCGCAGGTATTACAAATAGCTTCTACCCGCTTCATTCCGTAGGAATTATCTATGTGGTAAGCCACAGCATTTTCTTCGAGAGGCTGCGTGAACGAGGGCCAGCCCGAGCCGCTTTCAAACTTCTCTGAGGCATCGAAGAGCAAGGTGCCGCAGCAAGTGCATTTGTAAATTCCCGGATCGAACTTGCTACACATTTCCGAGCTAAAAGCCCGTTCAGTTCCTTTTAATCTTGTTACTTCAAATTCTTCTGGGCTAAGCTCCTTTTGCCATTCCTCTTCAGTTTTTTCTACTCTGCGTGTTGGCGTAGGATTGCCTTTTTGGGCAAAGCGGATTATATCATTCCAGTTTAGCATACTTCTATTATTTACATTAGTTTTAGCTCGACTTGTACTCGTCAGTACAGGTCTTATATAAGTTGAAAAACAAAAACGGCGCACTCTTGTTCGAGTAATGTTGATTTGGACAAAAATGAGAATAAAACAATAGTTGAAATGGTAGTAATTACAGGAGGAACAAAAGGGATAGGGCTAGCACTCATCCATAAATTTGCCGCAAAAGGACATGATATAGCTACATGTGCTAGAAATAAGGAAGATCTAGAAAACTTAAAAAAAGAGCTGGTAAAGCAGTATGGTATAGAAGTATTCATTCAATCAACAGATGTTTCGGTGAGGGAAGACCTTGCTACTTTTGTCGATTTTGTAAAGCGGATAGAAAAACCTATCGATGTGTTGATCAATAATGCAGGGATGTTTATTCCTGGAGCTATCCACGATGAAGCAGAAGGCTCTTTGGAGAAAATGATCGAGACGAATTTGTATAGCGCCTACCACGTTACCCGGGGGCTGATTGGGGAAATGATCACCAAAAAAGCTGGACATATTATCAATATTTGCTCTATCGCAAGCTTTGAGGCTTATCCAAATGGTGGTTCATATGCCATTTCCAAACATGCAATGTGGGGTTTTTCCAAATCGCTGAGAGAAGAGATGAAACCTCATGGGGTGAGGGTGACAAGTGTGTTGCCAGGGGCTACATATACTGCAAGTTGGGAAGGGGTTGATTTACCTCCCGAAAGGTTTATCAAGCCTGAAGATGTCGCCGAAATAGTTTATACTTCCCATAAAGTGTCAGCCCAAACGGTAACGGAGGATATCATCATTCGCCCACAGCTGGGAGATATATAATTCCAATTTGTGTTGGAATACTTGAAAACGTCCTCTTGAGCTGCTCAAGAGGACGTTTTTTGCTTCTGTTAAAACAGAAATGTGGTTTATATGGGAATATTCCTGTTCAAAGGAAAAAATCCCCATTGGCTTGTTTTCGCACCATTTCCCTCTCTAATGGCTCTTATTATTGTAATGTAAATCAAAACAATCAGGCATAACCATTCAAAACTATAAAACCATGAAAAAGCTGATTTTAAGTTTATTAGTGTTGTTCCAATTAAGTGCAGTTGCCGTTTTTGCACAAGAAAACAAAGAAGAAAAAAAGCTGACTAAAAAAGAGAAGAAGGAACTGAAGATGAGGGAGCGTTTAGAGCAGAAAGAAGTGCTTTTAGCTATTATAAATGAGGGGCGTTTTGTGATTGAGACACACACGGTATATGATCGATATGGCCAGAGTTATAATATGAACCCTAATATCAACTTTGTAGCCATTGATAAAGACAAGTCGACTATCCAACTTGCATTTAACCACTTGGTAGGTTGGAATGGAGTAGGGGGGATCACCCTCGATGGCACAGTTACCAAATTAGAAATTAATGAAGGCAAAAATAATAAAGCTATTCAGGTACAGATGAGAGTAAGCAATCGAGGTACAGGTTGGGCAGATATCAATATTTCCGTAAGTAATGACGGATATGCCAGGGCATATATAAGAGGCGATTTCGGTGAGAGAATCACTTTCTCAGGGCAGTTGGTTTCCCTGGAAGAATCTTCAGTTTATAAAGGTATGCCTTTGTTCTAGGGTATGTGATTAATATAAAGCAGTTGAAGGTTGCCAAATTGGCGACCTTTTTTGTTAAGTTATTACAAATATCGGAAGATGGTAAAAAGTATTTTGTAACCGGCCATAATAGTACCTTTTACCGTGCCTGAAACTTTTGAAACACCAATTCTTTTTCTATAATTTACAGCTACTTCCCTGCAAACTAGTTTCTTTTTGGCTGCCTTTACCTGCATTTCTACTGTCCAGCCATAGGTTTTGTCTTTCATTCCTATTTCCAATAATTTATCGAAGCGGATAGCTCTGAAGGGACCAAGGTCGGTAAAAGTTACTCCATAAAACAGTTTTAATAAAGAAGTGGCTAGCCAATTCCCAAATATCTGCTGGGGAGTCATCGAACCACTTTCTCTTTGTCCAAGTGGCCGTGAGCCTATCACCATTTCAGCTCCATCATGTTTTATTGGGTCTACCAAAAGCGGGAGTTGTTCGGGATAATCGGAGTGGTCGCCATCCATAAATACGATGATGGACGAAGCATCGGCTGGTAGTTTTTCTTTGGCATAAGCAATTCCTTTGAGGCAGGCATTCCCATAACCGGGGGTAGGTTCGTCCAAAACCGTAGCTCCAGCTTCCTTAGCAACTTTGGCGGTAGAGTCGGTAGAGGCATTATTGACCACTATTATTTCTTCCACTAGTTCTTTTGGGATTTCATTGAGTACATGGGCTATCGATTGTTCCTCGTTGTATGCAGGTATAATGACAAAAATTCTACTCGTATCGGTCATGTATAGTTTTAAAGTTGCTGGTTCAGAACAAAGGTAAGCCTATTTCAGAAGAGGAAGTTCCACAATAGGAAAGAGAACGGTGATTTTATTAGGAAAGAACGCAAAAGCCTACCCGCCTATCAATCATGGCAAGTGGGCTTTTGATATAAAGAGAGCTATTAGTGTTTAATCTAGGGATGTCTTATTTTCTCCAAATGTTTGCTCTAAGAGCTTTTTTCCATTTCTGCATATACTGCTTCTGCCTCGGCTCTTTTCAGGTCGCTCGCTTTTCTGTCGGTGTGCGAAAGTTTATAGCTTTCGTCTAGTAGCTTGTTATATTTTTGTTGTAATTTTTCTTTTTTCGATTTCTTTTTAAATAATCCTAACATAGTGGTTCTTGTTTTTGTGAGACACTATACTAGTAAGTAAATGTTCATGAAATTTGTTCATAAAAAAGCCCCAACATTACATGAATGTTGGGGCTTTTTGAAATTGCCTTTTGGCTATTTAGTCTTCACAAGCTTCTAGCTCGTGGAGAATGGCTTTCGCTTCTAATGATTTCAAAACACTTGCGTTTTGATTAGTGGCGGCTAACTTCTCTGCTTCTTCAAGTAATTTTTGATACTTTTTTTGAAGCTTTTCTTTCCTCGATTGTTTTTTGAATAGAGCCAGCATATTTTCTTCGTTTAGGGTTAAAAGTTTTTAGTAGGATTGATTAACTGATGTTTTTATTAAGTAACACTTCAAATAATAATCCAAAAATGTTAATTAAATCATACACACAACACAAAACCCTGGTTTTTATTGCTGTTTTTTTAAAATATTTACCCCACATCCTTTTTCTTTAAAAAGAAGTATGAGGCGGAAATAAAGAACAAAAGGAAGGCCAAAACCACAAATACATCTATAAACGACACGTAATCTTGTATTTCCCTAAATATGTATCGTGGGAATGGGACTCGGATAAGGTTGTTGATAGCTCTGATAGGAAAAAACTCATAAAAGCTATAATCTGGAAATTTGAAGTTGAGGTAAATAGTGAGGAAAGGTTCTACAAAAAGGGAATAAATTCCTAACAATATAATAGCGAAGCCCGCTTTGCGCAATAATAAACCCACAAGCAGTGCAAAACTAAAAAAAGTGAGTAGGTCTAAAAAATAAGCTAGAAGGAATTCGGTATGTTCTAACATTAAATCTATACCTTGTACATGAGAATATATCAATCCGGTAGTAGATCCAATAACAAGTAACAAGATTGTGTTGAGAAAGGCAAATATTCCAATCAACAAAAGCTTTGACAAAATAAAGTCTTGTTTACTCATCCCGTCAATAATATTTTGCCTAAGAGTTTTGTAGCTGTACTCGTTGGTGATGGAAATTATAATAATAAAAGCAGGAATGATTTTGAGAAAGGTGGCAATGTAGGTAATGTTTTGCCAAACATCTGGAAAGTCGTAGAGTGGCAAAATAGTCGGGTCTATTCCTCTAATTTCAGCGCCTTGGTTGGCAAGGTATTGTAAAAATAGCATGCCGCCTGAGCAAACGGCGGTGAGTACCACTGCATAGAGGATGGTTAATATCCAAAATACTTTATAGTTCTTGAGCTTTAGCCATTCTATTTCAATCAGTCTCTTCATAAGTTGGGCTTTCTGTTTTTTTTGTTATTATTAAAAAATAAGGAAGTTGATTAATTGACAGAATCGGAATTTGCGCCTAGGATTTCCAAGAATTGCTTTTCTAAACTTTTGGTTTGTTGTGCCAAGTGCGTGAGTACAATGCCTTTTTCTATCAAATATTTGTGGAGACTTTCTATATCGCTTTCTTGCTCTAGAGTTACCAAAAGAGATTCTTCGTTTTCCTCAAGCTTATCGAACTTTTGCGAAGAGAGCAAGGTGCTTTTTAATAATGCTTGGTCAGCGGCTTTTACAGCAACCTTAGGGATGTCTTTCAGGGCTTCTGCTACGCTTCCGTTATACATTTTTTTGCCCGATTTGAGCACGGCAAAGTGAGTGCAGACCCGTTGGACTTCATCGAGTAAGTGACTAGCCAGTATGATGGTTTTTCCTTGTTTTCCAATATCCCGGATCAATGTCCGTATTTCGGCAATGCCTTGGGGATCAAGCCCGTTGGTGGGTTCGTCTAAAATTAAAACTTCGGGGTCGGAGAGGAGGGCAGAGCCAATGGACAAGCGCTGCTTCATTCCCAAAGAATAAGTTTTGAAAGGATCATTTTTCCTACTGGAAAGCCCAACTGTTTCCAAAACTTTATCTATGTTTTCCACCTTTGCCCCTTTAATCTTAGCAACCACTTTGAGATTGTCGTAAGCGGAGAGGTAATGGTAAAAAGAAGGGCTTTCTAATATCGCCCCAATCCGTTTTCGGGAATGCTTTGAAGGAGGTTGCCCAAACCAACGTACTTCGCCCTCTTTTTTTGCCACCACATCGAGCGCTATGCCTAAAGTGGTGCTTTTCCCACTTCCATTGGGACCTAAAATTCCAAAAATCTGTCCTTTTTCTATTTCTAGCGAGAGGTTATCTACGGCTCTTACCTTGCCGTAATGCTTGTGTAAACCTTTGATAGTTAGTATGTTTTCCAAATGATCAGTCGTTAGTTTGTGCTTGTTTCCTTTTTCTAGCCAGCCTAAAGTCCGTCCCTTCTATCAATCCCGTTATTTTATCTATTTCAAAGCCGCTGGTAGCTAGCTTGCGGATAGCGGTGAGGTTGATCTTGCCTATTACTTCCAATATACCAAGTTCTTGGTCTCGGGTAAAAAGGGCAATTGTGCTTATGTTCTTGCCATTGTTTTCCAGTACATAAACGAAATATCTCCCGTCTTTTTCTCGCATCTCCATAAGCTTCTCATACCCATTTTTCGCTATTTTTTGCTCCAATTTTATACAGGCAACCACAGGTTCTTTTACAATTGCCGTATCAAACAGCATCCACCGCGCTTTTTTCACATCTCTCACCATGTCATCGAAATTAGGGTCCCTGTCGAGGTTGAGCATGCGGAGTGTGCTAGGATAAAAAAAGAAGCTAGAGCTGGGCTCGTTGGCTTCTTTGAACTCAGTAATAACATGGCTCTGCCCCATCAAATAATGAGTAGTGCAAAGCAATAGAATAAGTATTTTGAAGGGTTTTGCCAGAGCCATGTTTCAGTAGAATCGAATTAGTTGTAATAGTAAGTTCCAGTGCACTGTGAACTTTTTGATTTTTGCAGATGGTTTCAGGTTACGAGTTTTACTTTTATACATGCAAAAACCAGTAACAAGAAACTGGCAACGAGTAACTTTCAGCTAGGTGAGTTAGCCGGTAAATGCTAAAGTTACTTCTCTATTTGCCCCAAAACAAGCTAGTTTTTATTCATATTCCCGAGCTTCTCCATGCCTTTTATCTTCATCACACGGGAAAGCTTAGAAATCTCTTTGAGGTCGATCTCACCGAACAGGCTCAAGATAAAGAAGTTTTTCTCTCCACCAACTAGCATCAAAAGCTCTGAAATTACCCCATCCTTTTCGTTGATCATAAAAAGCATATCTTCACCGCCATCCCTTACCGACATTAGTTCTTCAAAATTGCCTTTCTTTACTTTTGCAGAAGCTTCTTTGTAGAGAGCTTTGCCGTTGGGAATGCTATCGGCGGCAAGTACTTTCAAACCTTTTATTTTGCTAATGGCCTCTAAAAGAGCCTTATCGTCTTCGTCTTCAGGTTCAAGCTCAGTAAAGAGGCTGAACATTTTGCTGGTGACCGATACTTTGGTAAAGTTCTCGTCGTCCTCGTATTTGGAGAACATGGTTGAGATTGCATCACTTTGAGAGTATGCTTTTACTCCCCAAAAACATAACATTATAAGTAAAATAGCTGATTTTTTCATTGTTCTTTTATTTTAGATTGAGCGTCGTTTAATTTTTCGATTTTTGAAATTTGGCTACTGCCTTTTTCCAACCTTGCCGAAAGCATCAGCAAGGTTTTTTTTGTATGTTCAAATGCTTCTTGCGGATTGTCGAACGTATCTTCGGCATAGGCATTTGTCATACTCATTTTTGGTTGCCCTTCTAGGTCAAAACCTTGGTGTTGGAAATACAGGGCAGCGCCTATTGTAAAAAGAATGGCTACGGATGCCGCAACAGAGTATCTTTTCCACACTGGAATGACCTTGACCGTACTTTTATCCTCAGAAAGCTTGTTTATCAGCTTTTCATCAAAGCCCTTTCCCAGCGTGTTTCCCTTTTTTTCCGAATTGAAAAAGCGGAACATTTCTGCTGTTTCCTTGTATTTGGGCGGCAAATTTGGTTTGCTAAGCAAAGCTCGGAGCTTTTTTTCCTCCGCAGGGCTTGTTTCCGCATTCCAATATTTTTCGAGTAATTTATTGATTTCGTTGTAGTCCATAAGCGTTCAGGTTAAGCATTTTCTTTTTTAAAGATTGCCTCGCTCGAAACAGATTGACTTTGACATAATTTACCTCTACACCGAGCGCCTCGGCTATTTCTGGGTTGGTAAATCCTTCAATGTCTCTCAGTTGCAAAATTTGCCGCTGAGTGGC
It encodes:
- the msrB gene encoding peptide-methionine (R)-S-oxide reductase MsrB, with product MLNWNDIIRFAQKGNPTPTRRVEKTEEEWQKELSPEEFEVTRLKGTERAFSSEMCSKFDPGIYKCTCCGTLLFDASEKFESGSGWPSFTQPLEENAVAYHIDNSYGMKRVEAICNTCDAHLGHIFPDGPAPSGLRYCINAVSLKKSEK
- a CDS encoding SDR family oxidoreductase; the protein is MVVITGGTKGIGLALIHKFAAKGHDIATCARNKEDLENLKKELVKQYGIEVFIQSTDVSVREDLATFVDFVKRIEKPIDVLINNAGMFIPGAIHDEAEGSLEKMIETNLYSAYHVTRGLIGEMITKKAGHIINICSIASFEAYPNGGSYAISKHAMWGFSKSLREEMKPHGVRVTSVLPGATYTASWEGVDLPPERFIKPEDVAEIVYTSHKVSAQTVTEDIIIRPQLGDI
- a CDS encoding NAD(P)-dependent alcohol dehydrogenase, yielding MKAFTKHTYGGPEVLHLEEVDKPTVKDDHILVRVEANSANPADWHTLRGKPMLARLAFGLLKPKDPILGADFAGIVEETGNKVTSFTVGDRVFGEYLKGGAFAQYVSAPAAVSAKMPKNASFAEMASVPIAGTTALQGLITHGKLKERESVLINGSSGGVGHFAVQIAKAYGAQVTAVCSSKNREFVKSLGADHVLAYDEEDIHQHAGKYNLILDNHGNLTLADYKRMGDRGVTVGFTTMGHMFSLLSKAALSKFDLAQFTAAANTKDLDTLASLIQQKKVQVHIEKTYPHSSIPEAIGYIEAMRTKGKVAMVWENN
- a CDS encoding DUF4251 domain-containing protein, yielding MKKLILSLLVLFQLSAVAVFAQENKEEKKLTKKEKKELKMRERLEQKEVLLAIINEGRFVIETHTVYDRYGQSYNMNPNINFVAIDKDKSTIQLAFNHLVGWNGVGGITLDGTVTKLEINEGKNNKAIQVQMRVSNRGTGWADINISVSNDGYARAYIRGDFGERITFSGQLVSLEESSVYKGMPLF
- a CDS encoding Lacal_2735 family protein: MLGLFKKKSKKEKLQQKYNKLLDESYKLSHTDRKASDLKRAEAEAVYAEMEKSS
- a CDS encoding glycosyltransferase family 2 protein, encoding MTDTSRIFVIIPAYNEEQSIAHVLNEIPKELVEEIIVVNNASTDSTAKVAKEAGATVLDEPTPGYGNACLKGIAYAKEKLPADASSIIVFMDGDHSDYPEQLPLLVDPIKHDGAEMVIGSRPLGQRESGSMTPQQIFGNWLATSLLKLFYGVTFTDLGPFRAIRFDKLLEIGMKDKTYGWTVEMQVKAAKKKLVCREVAVNYRKRIGVSKVSGTVKGTIMAGYKILFTIFRYL
- a CDS encoding ABC transporter ATP-binding protein yields the protein MENILTIKGLHKHYGKVRAVDNLSLEIEKGQIFGILGPNGSGKSTTLGIALDVVAKKEGEVRWFGQPPSKHSRKRIGAILESPSFYHYLSAYDNLKVVAKIKGAKVENIDKVLETVGLSSRKNDPFKTYSLGMKQRLSIGSALLSDPEVLILDEPTNGLDPQGIAEIRTLIRDIGKQGKTIILASHLLDEVQRVCTHFAVLKSGKKMYNGSVAEALKDIPKVAVKAADQALLKSTLLSSQKFDKLEENEESLLVTLEQESDIESLHKYLIEKGIVLTHLAQQTKSLEKQFLEILGANSDSVN
- a CDS encoding DUF4252 domain-containing protein; its protein translation is MALAKPFKILILLLCTTHYLMGQSHVITEFKEANEPSSSFFFYPSTLRMLNLDRDPNFDDMVRDVKKARWMLFDTAIVKEPVVACIKLEQKIAKNGYEKLMEMREKDGRYFVYVLENNGKNISTIALFTRDQELGILEVIGKINLTAIRKLATSGFEIDKITGLIEGTDFRLARKRKQAQTND
- a CDS encoding ABC transporter permease, coding for MKRLIEIEWLKLKNYKVFWILTILYAVVLTAVCSGGMLFLQYLANQGAEIRGIDPTILPLYDFPDVWQNITYIATFLKIIPAFIIIISITNEYSYKTLRQNIIDGMSKQDFILSKLLLIGIFAFLNTILLLVIGSTTGLIYSHVQGIDLMLEHTEFLLAYFLDLLTFFSFALLVGLLLRKAGFAIILLGIYSLFVEPFLTIYLNFKFPDYSFYEFFPIRAINNLIRVPFPRYIFREIQDYVSFIDVFVVLAFLLFFISASYFFLKKKDVG
- a CDS encoding GNAT family N-acetyltransferase — encoded protein: MSRKTTFALAKKNNIPELLEMMEEFYAIDSYPFDPDKASRLIEELIATPALGRLWLTFQGEELVGYIVLAFGFSFEYAGRDAMIDEFFIKEPARGKGLGKATLEYVELQAKAVGIILSTWK
- a CDS encoding AsmA-like C-terminal region-containing protein translates to MKEDFSLKRILLYVFLVSTVMGVALFSFAYKYKNQIAGKIIEEFGENTGLAIKLGRSSISVFKTYPNVTLELSNILVKSRTHGDTLANLDKIILSFDYEDIKAGNYDVKYVLVDGGYARLLRRDDGTANYRVNVRKNLKDTTSLNLNLQEISIKNTAVVYTNKLNNTNYEGLARDIRMKLGYNKEIMSLDIDGNVFLHEATLDSNTFLRDKSVTLNGKLTYDILLNELAINPSQVKLEGTSMEMEGFLDFANDKNLDLDIRSEETVFKNLLALAPSDNSSQLGNYSAKGMVFVNAKLKGKISKGKNPNVTIDFGCVNTTIRRIDKNVSMDSLNLIGHYSNGSEQSLATSELTITGMNFRMGNQLVDGFFKMKNFDEPSFETKLKGEVDVERLLSFAAPAKIHRASGSVVLDVDIRGEIRDIAKAKDQKNGFYAKGFIRFKGVDLGLKSYKPVLENLRGTTYFKNDWVNFSSLKAKVGESELVFSGKLKQKNRGGLFSGNSTFEGRLVSKELHVSELMGTDGEMAKKALWDVDCDFKWDIFPTNPMVLHLVDSGAIHLKQLAFRTAKAKPKMQGTGVGIEIGNGDMNMPSIVLSGGESSLNGAVSIKRFASWWKRSSQRCRVDFNITTNSLQVNDFTKVENRVKIDNLRMRGYIFARLQDLRSLETIPYTKLQIQNCEFDLRQWEQKLESVRADFRVSGRGVVFREVSGVFGQQRFFIKGGMENYEALLKNTKEPAQVTVFYKSPKLNVTKLINNISDSKLSKLSPSLKNKLDIRHLNVQVAELAYEQIELNDFFAKGSFQSLQNLVIDSSYAKAGDGYMQLKGNYSLADSILNTEMEAKGVEVSKFFQVFKKMGKGLVLEKNVKGKGDFSIIAKAKVAEPSSIDFQQTSANVKAVVVNGEINQYLPLRVLGDYFENSKIKTLRFDSLYNEIEVKSDSLIMRSLQLKTANGDVFVSGNQVSKRELDYKVTIDARILDKIPYELASELPQEYRSLLVRRSKNDPFNYFKKDSRAMLSIRLLGTPQLYEVSFMPDFNLPESEISLTKGQIVQGDSLKRVSMNR
- a CDS encoding Lacal_2735 family protein, with amino-acid sequence MLALFKKQSRKEKLQKKYQKLLEEAEKLAATNQNASVLKSLEAKAILHELEACED